The Dioscorea cayenensis subsp. rotundata cultivar TDr96_F1 chromosome 19, TDr96_F1_v2_PseudoChromosome.rev07_lg8_w22 25.fasta, whole genome shotgun sequence genome includes a window with the following:
- the LOC120249996 gene encoding ubiquitin carboxyl-terminal hydrolase 4-like, which yields MVMGATGSKLEKALGDQFPEGERYFGLENFGNTCYCNSVLQALYFCIPFREQLLEYYSNNKNLGDAEENLLTCLADLFTQINSQKKKTGVIAPKRFVQRVKKQNELFRSYMHQDAHEFLNFLLNELVDILEKETNAAKSSENSPPSDKLANGPRQLQANGARKEPIVTWVHKCFQGILTNETRCLRCETVTARDETFFDLSLDIEQNSSITSCLKNFCSTETLNAEDKFFCDKCCSLQEAQKRMKIKKAPYILVIHLKRFKYIEQLGRYKKLSYRVVFPLELKLNNTMDNSDSEYSLFAVVVHVGSGPNHGHYISLVKSHNHWLFFDDENVEMIDESTVQTFFGSSQEYSSNTDHGYILFYESIGGKN from the exons ATGGTAATGGGGGCCACGGGTTCGAAGTTGGAGAAGGCCCTTGGTGACCAGTTCCCTGAAGGAGAGCGCTACTTCGGTCTTGAGAATTTTGGGAACACCTGCTACTGCAATAGCGTCCTCCAG GCACTTTATTTTTGCATACCTTTTCGGGAACAATTACTAGAGTATTATTCAAATAACAAGAATTTGGGTGATGCGGAAGAGAACCTATTGACATGTTTGGCAGATCTGTTCACACAG ATCAATtctcagaagaagaaaactggTGTCATTGCTCCTAAACGTTTTGTACAAAGagtgaaaaaacaaaatgagCTTTTCCGCAGCTATATGCATCAG GACGCtcatgaatttttgaattttttgctAAATGAACTCGTTGACATTCTGGAGAAAGAGACCAATGCTGCAAAAAGCTCCGAAAACTCTCCACCATCTGACAAGCTTGCAAATGGACCACGGCAACTGCAAGCCAATGGTGCGCGGAAAGAACCAATTGTCACTTGGGTCCACAAATGTTTTCAG GGTATTTTAACCAATGAAACGAGATGCTTAAGGTGTGAAACCGTCACAGCAAGGGATGAAACATTTTTTGACTTAAGCCTTGACATTGAACAAAATAGTTCCATTACTAGCTGCCTCAAAAATTTCTGTTCGACTGAGACTTTGAATGCCGAGGATAAATTCTTCTGTGACAAGTGCTGCAG TTTACAAGAAGCTCAGAAACGTATGAAGATCAAGAAAGCGCCTTATATTCTGGTGATCCACCTTAAGCGCTTCAAGTACATTGAGCAGCTAGGACGATACAAAAAACTCTCGTATCGTGTTGTCTTTCCCTTGGAACTCAAGCTCAACAATACAATGGATAATTCAGACTCTGAGTACTCACTATTTGCGGTTGTGGTCCATGTCGGCAGTGGTCCCAACCACGGCCATTACATCAGCCTTGTCAAAAGCCACAACCACTGGCTCTTCTTCGATGATGAGAACGTGGAGATGATTGATGAGTCCACTGTGCAGACCTTCTTCGGGTCTTCACAGGAGTATTCAAGCAACACCGATCACGGTTACATATTGTTCTACGAGAGCATCGGTGGAAAGAATTGA
- the LOC120283878 gene encoding LOW QUALITY PROTEIN: synaptonemal complex protein ZEP1-like (The sequence of the model RefSeq protein was modified relative to this genomic sequence to represent the inferred CDS: deleted 1 base in 1 codon), whose amino-acid sequence MMQKLGFAGMKGLDHLRSLGGSLAGSVKNSPVSNPRVSSDSASLGSFANLKLTAEKLVKEQASVKTDLELANAKLKKSMEQIHLLEMKLQEAVNENAKLKVKQTEDAKLWKGLDSKLLCTKTLCDQLTETLQHLAAQVRTAEEDKIFFKEKLSENLKALDDFSSLIHGLSAKLEHGETLINSGKHEILELRQQKQELEERLRLQGEAADGTLKARDAVIEQLKFTLEEHKVQLQMLKFQLQEAQHALLSKEDICKSLKATQEILEKEKNDLQCSNEDFARKINRSNEEITRLENMVHVLATTLTELDEQSRGISNQIGELFSLSATCHGLLQQEKDLTRKSVQKKFDQLDRQLSLARSENFAFKLENEELKNRIMELQKAQEIAMVQHADECRMAEDKIRILESEAETLVSKKSELEKLAEELEDKVKHLSEASSLTENQMEVLLQKVSKLESENQDVHGKLQLMLQERAQETEAFQIEIIRHEQHADSLDKQINHLRISLDEKEQLHLQFEEREKQLKEQISGTQASLAASECKLAEASKQYDLMLEGKQIELSKHLKELSQRNDQAINDIRKKFEMEKVQIAKAEKEKADNLIKDIERRCDEKISENKEEAHQYAMRIKEEHATLISRIQQDHEQRESSLKEHQKEEVQRVHLQAENELRERTSSLRKEHEIQMKSLKLQYEDDYRKLQEELELQKSKEDKQRALLHLQWKVMGENQQDDQEVNSKKEYSVSSIKMRDTHGGKENRLASTRPETGRKDANFSGLMGTPMVNLLKKVEKGNLGSAGSIPKHSKVTRHEYEVETSNGRTIKRRKTKSTLMFGEPNTRKSPRSRTPNANNDAIKLRKAVGGHPPHPSNIGDLFSEGSLNPYADDPYAFD is encoded by the exons ATGATGCAGAAGTTAGGGTTTGCTGGGATGAAGGGCTTGGATCATCTCAGATCATTGGGTGGATCCCTTGCTGGATCTGTGAAGAATTCTCCTGTGTCCAATCCGAGGGTTTCTTCAGATTCTGCTTCACTTGGTAGCTTTGCTAATTTAAAGCTAACTGCAG aGAAGTTGGTCAAAGAGCAAGCTTCAGTGAAGACAGATCTTGAATTGGCG aatGCAAAGTTGAAAAAGTCAATGGAACAAATACATTTGTTGGAGATGAAATTACAAGAAGCTGTCAATGAAAATGCAAAGCTTAAAGTGAAACAAACAGAAGATGCAAAGCTATGGAAAGGGCTAGATTCAAAGCTCTTGTGTACTAAGACACTGTGCGATCAGCTAACTGAAACTCTGCAGCATCTAGCTGCTCAGGTTCGGACAG CTGAAGaagacaaaattttcttcaagGAAAAGCTCTCTGAGAATTTAAAAGCTCTTGATGATTTCAGTTCTCTTATCCATGGCTTATCTGCAAAACTGGAGCATGGAGAAACTCTGATTAATAGCG GCAAACATGAGATTTTGGAACTAAGACAGCAGAAACAGGAACTTGAGGAGCGTCTTAGACTTCAAGGTGAAGCTGCAGATGGTACCTTGAAAGCAAGAG ATGCTGTTATTGAACAGTTAAAATTCACTCTGGAAGAACATAAGGTGCAGTTACAGATGCTGAAGTTCCAATTGCAAGAGGCACAGCATGCATTACTATCCAAAGAAGACATTTGCAAGTCCCTGAAAGCTACTCAAGAgatattggaaaaagaaaaaaatgatcttCAATGTAGTAATGAAGACTTTGCACGAAAAATAAACAGGTCCAATGAGGAGATAACAAGGCTAGAAAATATGGTTCATGTTTTGGCAACAACATTAACTGAATTGGATGAACAGAGTAGGGGTATTTCAAACCAGATTGGCGAGTTGTTCTCTTTATCTGCAACTTGCCATGGTCTTCTCCAGCAAGAGAAGGATTTGACTAGAAAGTCTGTTCAAAAGAAA TTCGATCAACTAGATAGACAATTGTCACTTGCTAGATCAGAAAATTTTGCCTTCAAGTTGGAaaatgaagagttgaagaacAGGATTATGGAGCTCCAGAAAGCTCAGGAGATTGCTATGGTACAACATGCAGATGAATGCCGCATGGCCGAAGATAAAATTCGAATACTGGAGTCTGAAGCTGAAACACTTGTTTCAAAGAAGTCTGAATTGGAGAAGTTGGCTGAGGAATTAGAGGACAAAGTTAAGCATTTATCTGAAGCTTCTTCTCTGACTGAGAACCAAATG GAAGTTCTTCTACAAAAAGTTTCGAAGTTAGAATCTGAGAATCAAGATGTTCATGGGAAGTTGCAATTAATGTTACAAGAGAGGGCTCAAGAAACAGAAGCATTTCAGATTGAGATCATTAGGCATGAGCAGCATGCTGATTCACTAGATAAGCAGATCAACCACCTTCGTATTTCTCTAGATGAGAAAGAACAGCTTCATTTACAGTTTGAAGAGAGGGAGAAGCAGTTAAAAGAGCAAATATCAGGG ACTCAAGCATCACTTGCTGCATCTGAATGCAAACTTGCAGAAGCAAGCAAACAGTATGATTTGATGCTTGAAGGGAAACAAATAGAGTTATCCAAGCATCTGAAGGAGCTATCCCAGAGAAATGATCAG GCTATCAATGACATTCGAAAGAAGTTCGAGATGGAAAAGGTTCAGATTGCTAAAGctgaaaaagaaaag GCGGACAATCTCATAAAAGATATAGAGAGAAGATGCGATGAAAAGATTTctgaaaataaagaagaagctCATCAGTATGCTATGCGGATTAAAGAAGAGCATGCTACACTG ATTAGTAGGATTCAGCAAGATCATGAGCAAAGGGAATCTAGCCTTAAGGAGCATCAGAAGGAAGAGGTGCAACGAGTCCATCTTCAAGCTGAAAATGAATTGAGGGAG AGGACATCGTCACTGAGGAAAGAACATGAAATTCAAATGAAATCTCTGAAGTTGCAGTATGAAGATGATTATAGAAAATTGCAAGAGGAATTAGAACTTCAGAAGTCAAAG GAGGACAAACAGCGAGCACTATTACATTTACAGTGGAAAGTAATGGGTGAAAATCAACAAGATGACCAAGAAGTTAATTCTAAGAAG GAATATTCTGTTtcatcgataaagatgagggaTACACATGGTGGAAAAGAAAACCGGCTTGCTTCAACAAGGCCTGAAACGGGCAGAAAG GATGCAAATTTTTCTGGTTTGATGGGGACACCTATGGTAAACTTACTGAAAAAGGTAGAGAAAGGGAATCTGGGAAGTGCTGGCAGTATCCCTAAACACAGTAAG GTCACTCGCCATGAATATGAAGTCGAGACTTCTAACGGGAGGACCATAAAACGAAGGAAAACGAAGAGCACATTGATGTTTGGG GAACCAAACACAAGGAAGTCACCACGGAGTAGGACACCAAATGCAAACAATGATGCCATTAAACTTAGAAAG GCTGTTGGAGGGCACCCTCCCCATCCTTCCAACATTGGTGACTTGTTCTCAGAGGGCTCTTTAAATCCATATGCAGATGATCCTTATGCATTTGATTAA
- the LOC120250013 gene encoding tubulin-folding cofactor C, producing the protein MEGSNPNPVASDALEKKHALMLERLENLRQARKTGSGSEAAPSFESVASFLSRFSDAKRSIDAELFRLRALDPSAKPDVKPQLEALSVMIADLERLVAENSYFLPSYDVRSSLKSISDLKESLDGLSAKLVPRKKFSFKNKPLKKPQPVLSKEKVEFRVLDEEKSDLGGVRESPGFRSKKGNVLVKQFRVSEEGEGDFSLIDLDSCEVYLKGRFRALFVHRIKNCRIFVGPVLGSVLIEDVEGCLFMLASHQIRIHQAKMTDFYLRVRSRPIIEDCSVVRFAPYQLVYEGIEKELQESGLGEETENWSNVDDFRWLRAVQSPNWCVLPQEERIGVVEISDKREQCQDNYFVSS; encoded by the coding sequence ATGGAAGGATCAAACCCAAATCCGGTAGCATCCGATGCCCTCGAGAAGAAGCACGCTTTGATGCTTGAGCGCCTCGAGAACCTCCGCCAGGCTCGCAAAACCGGATCCGGATCTGAAGCCGCCCCGTCCTTCGAATCCGTGGCCTCATTTCTCTCCCGATTCTCCGACGCTAAGCGCTCCATCGATGCGGAACTCTTCCGCCTCCGTGCGCTTGATCCCTCTGCCAAGCCTGACGTGAAGCCTCAGCTAGAAGCCCTCTCCGTCATGATCGCCGACCTTGAGCGCCTCGTCGCTGAGAACTCCTACTTCTTGCCCTCCTACGATGTTCGCTCTTCTCTCAAATCCATTTCCGATTTGAAAGAATCCCTAGATGGGCTCTCCGCTAAGCTTGTCCCCAGGAAGAAGTTCTCCTTTAAGAACAAGCCTTTGAAGAAGCCTCAACCTGTTTTGAGTAAAGAGAAAGTGgaatttagggttttggatgaGGAAAAATCGGATCTTGGTGGCGTCCGGGAGTCCCCTGGGTTTCGGAGTAAAAAAGGCAATGTTTTGGTGAAACAATTCAGAGTTTCTGAAGAGGGGGAAGGGGATTTCAGTCTCATTGATTTGGATTCGTGTGAAGTTTACTTGAAAGGTAGATTCAGAGCTCTGTTTGTTCATAGGATAAAGAACTGCCGCATTTTTGTTGGTCCTGTTCTTGGGTCTGTCCTCATTGAAGATGTGGAGGGATGTTTGTTCATGTTGGCTTCTCACCAGATTAGGATTCATCAAGCAAAGATGACTGATTTTTATCTCCGGGTTCGCAGTAGGCCTATAATTGAGGATTGTAGTGTGGTGAGGTTTGCTCCATATCAATTGGTGTATGAAGGGATTGAAAAAGAGTTACAGGAGTCTGGACTTGGGGAGGAGACTGAGAATTGGTCAAATGTGGATGATTTTCGATGGTTGCGAGCTGTGCAGTCTCCAAATTGGTGTGTTTTGCCCCAAGAAGAACGAATTGGAGTAGTGGAAATTTCTGATAAGAGAGAACAATGTCAGGATAATTACTTTGTTTCTTCCTGA
- the LOC120249997 gene encoding uncharacterized protein LOC120249997 translates to MDPISPFGTLTDVCLSNSPHRPIIDPAKINVSDPMRSASKTTEAPVPVSDPDPDPLPHLVLASLTEKKVENGTEGKKSELKKGEVRVCFRCKCSSMMELVFHSDVPHGKSRKCQ, encoded by the exons ATGGATCCGATTTCCCCCTTCGGCACTTTGACGGACGTCTGCCTCTCGAACTCCCCTCACCGTCCGATCATCGATCCGGCCAAGATCAACGTTTCAGATCCGATGAGGTCCGCTTCGAAGACGACAGAGGCTCCCGTTCCGGTTTCGGATCCGGATCCAGATCCGCTTCCGCATCTAGTCTTGGCTTCACTGACGGAGAAGAAG GTGGAAAATGGAACTGAGGGAAAGAAAAGTGAGTTGAAGAAAGGGGAAGTGAGGGTTTGCTTCAGATGCAAGTGTAGTTCCATGATGGAACTGGTTTTCCATTCGGATGTCCCTCATGGGAAGTCTCGGAAGTGTCAGTAA
- the LOC120250621 gene encoding nodulin-26-like yields the protein MTSASIEIAPKLEEDEPLISRINIHKFAAEFIGTYILILIGVGSIIVDERVHITLLGVALAWGTVVIALVYTIGHISGCHLNPAITIAFASIRQFPWKLVLPYMVVQVLSATLACLTLRCLFVGENASLMLSHPIGSTGNLNAVTSEIIVTCILMFVVCGTVTDPMAINDLAGVAIGATVIFNVVIAGTISGASMNPARSLGSAFATMNFQGIWIYITAPVIGAVAGSSPYFFVSLHDFKKKSSMTLKT from the exons ATGACCTCTGCTTCCATTGAAATAGCTCCCAAATTGGAAGAAGATGAACCTCTGATCTCTAGAATCAACATTCACAAG TTTGCAGCAGAGTTCATAGGGACATATATTCTAATACTCATTGGAGTAGGATCGATAATTGTCGATGAAAGGGTGCACATAACATTGCTTGGTGTTGCCTTGGCTTGGGGCACCGTCGTCATAGCACTTGTATATACTATCGGGCACATCTCCGGTTGCCATCTCAATCCGGCAATCACCATTGCCTTCGCCTCCATTCGTCAATTCCCTTGGAAATTG GTACTTCCATATATGGTGGTTCAAGTGCTTAGTGCAACTTTAGCGTGTTTAACACTTCGGTGTTTATTTGTGGGTGAAAATGCTAGCTTGATGCTATCTCATCCTATTGGAAGTACAGGAAACTTAAACGCCGTAACAAGTGAGATCATTGTTACTTGCATCCTCATGTTCGTCGTTTGTGGTACTGTCACCGATCCCATGGCAATTAACGACCTCGCGGGAGTAGCTATCGGTGCTACCGTTATCTTCAATGTCGTCATTGCAGG gACAATCAGTGGAGCATCAATGAATCCTGCAAGAAGTTTAGGCTCTGCCTTTGCCACAATGAACTTTCAAGGGATATGGATATACATAACTGCACCAGTGATTGGGGCTGTTGCTGGATCATCACCGTACTTCTTTGTTAGCTTACATGATTTTAAGAAGAAGAGCAGCATGACTTTGAAAACATGA
- the LOC120249747 gene encoding cryptochrome-1 — protein sequence MTGGSSPAVAVHGQQSSSSRSSSNISNISSSTSSSRSIVWFRRDLRVEDNPALAAGVRSGDVVAVFIWAPEEEGPFYPGRVSRWWLSQSLHHLDSSLRSLGTPLITKRSFDTASTLIDIVHSTGASNLFFNHLYDPLSLVRDHRLKESLSAQGVTVRSFNADLLYEPWEVNDENQCPFTTFAPFWNKCLSMPYDPAAPLLPPKRISSGDVSKCPSDTLVFEDELEKASNALLARAWSPGWRNADKALMAFVNGPLIEYSVNRKKADSATTSLLSPHLHFGEVSVRKVFHLVRMKQLVWSNEGNKAGEESVNLFLKSIGLREYSRYLSFNHPCSHERPLLTHLRFFPWVVDENYFKSWRQGRTGYPLVDAGMRELWATGWLHDRIRVVVSSFFVKVLQLPWRWGMKYFWDTLLDADLESDALGWQYISGTLPDGRDFDRIDNPQFEGYKFDPNGEYVRRWLPELARLPTEWIHHPWNAPESVLQAAGIELGSNYPLPIVEISAAKTRLQEALAEMWQLEAASRAVMENGTEEGLGDSSDVPPIDFPQETDMEIDRERELPRINNTAVRRHADQMVPSMTTISSLIRVEEEVSVGAGNVAEDSRPEVPSNINFEADTHREVAQALPQFNPDILRNALHSTAESASTWTERDGGLVPVWSPPPTSSRSEHYPDDDDPGIGNSGYLQRHSQSHQMLNWRQLSPSMRRSWEMESTVQPNAIG from the exons ATGACTGGTGGTTCTTCTCCTGCTGTTGCTGTTCATGGACAAcaaagcagcagcagcagaagtAGCAGTAATATTAGCAATATTAGTAGTAGCACTAGTAGTAGCAGAAGCATAGTATGGTTTAGGAGAGACTTGAGAGTGGAGGATAATCCTGCACTTGCTGCTGGTGTTAGGAGTGGTGATGTTGTGGCTGTTTTCATATGGGCACCAGAAGAAGAAGGGCCTTTTTATCCTGGGAGAGTCTCTAGATGGTGGCTTAGCCAAAGCCTTCACCATTTGGACTCTTCTCTTAGGAGTCTTGGCACTCCTCTCATCACAAAGAGGTCTTTTGATACTGCTTCCACTCTCATTGACATTGTTCACTCCACTGGTGCTTCCaatctcttcttcaatcatctCTATG ATCCTTTGTCACTTGTTCGAGATCATCGACTGAAGGAAAGTCTGAGTGCTCAAGGGGTTACAGTGCGTTCATTTAATGCTGATTTGCTTTATGAGCCATGGGAAGTGAATGATGAAAACCAGTGTCCTTTCACAACCTTTGCTCCTTTCTGGAACAAATGCCTCAGCATGCCTTATGATCCTGCTGCTCCACTTCTTCCCCCAAAACGAATCTCCTCTG GTGATGTGTCAAAATGTCCTTCAGATACTCTGGTGTTTGAGGATGAGTTAGAGAAGGCAAGCAATGCTCTTCTTGCTCGAGCTTGGTCACCCGGGTGGCGCAATGCTGATAAGGCCCTTATGGCATTTGTCAATGGGCCATTGATTGAGTATTCTGTTAATCGAAAGAAGGCGGACAGCGCAACTACGTCCTTGCTTTCACCTCATTTGCATTTCGGCGAGGTGAGTGTCCGCAAAGTCTTTCACCTTGTTCGAATGAAACAGCTCGTTTGGTCGAATGAAGGAAATAAGGCAGGCGAAGAGAGTGTTAACTTGTTTCTGAAATCGATCGGTCTTAGGGAGTACTCTAGATACTTGAGTTTCAACCATCCTTGTAGTCATGAGAGACCATTGTTAACTCACCTTAGGTTCTTTCCTTGGGTGGTTGATGAGAATTACTTTAAATCTTGGCGACAAGGCCGAACTGGTTATCCTCTGGTTGATGCTGGAATGCGAGAATTATGGGCAACTGGTTGGCTACATGATCGAATTCGTGTCGTGGTCTCTAGTTTCTTTGTGAAAGTTTTGCAGCTTCCGTGGAGATGGGGGATGAAGTACTTCTGGGATACACTACTCGATGCCGATCTTGAAAGTGATGCTCTTGGTTGGCAATACATATCAGGGACTCTTCCTGATGGTCGAGACTTTGATCGTATAGATAATCCACAG TTTGAAGGTTATAAATTTGATCCGAATGGAGAGTATGTGCGGCGGTGGCTGCCAGAGCTGGCTAGATTACCAACGGAATGGATACACCACCCTTGGAATGCGCCTGAGTCTGTTCTACAAGCTGCAGGCATTGAATTGGGCTCAAATTATCCTCTTCCGATTGTAGAAATATCAGCAGCTAAGACAAGACTGCAGGAAGCTCTAGCAGAAATGTGGCAACTCGAAGCGGCTTCCAGAGCTGTGATGGAGAATGGAACAGAAGAAGGACTTGGTGATTCTTCAGATGTGCCACCGATTGATTTTCCTCAAGAAACAGATATGGAAATCGATCGCGAACGTGAACTTCCTCGAATTAACAACACAGCAGTTAGAAGACATGCCGATCAAATGGTGCCAAGTATGACTACAATTTCTTCACTAATTAGAGTTGAAGAAGAAGTATCCGTTGGTGCTGGAAATGTAGCTGAGGATAGCAGGCCGGAAGTGCCATCTAATATAAATTTCGAGGCAGATACTCATAGAGAAGTAGCACAAGCTTTACCACAGTTTAATCCAGATATTTTACGGAATGCACTGCATTCGACAGCAGAGTCAGCAAGCACTTGGACCGAAAGAGACGGTGGACTTGTTCCGGTTTGGTCTCCTCCGCCTACTTCTAGTCGTTCTGAGCATTATCCTGACGATGATGATCCTGGTATCGGGAACTCTGGTTACTTGCAGAGGCATTCACAGTCACACCAAATGTTAAATTGGAGACAACTCTCACCATCAAT GAGGAGGAGTTGGGAGATGGAGAGCACAGTGCAACCGAATGCAATTGGGTAG
- the LOC120250327 gene encoding nodulin-26-like, with translation MAQAHLSSSFDMAALEAGKHLSQELQDKDSLKSRITIHKLAAELIGTYILILIGIGSILVDQRVKITLLGVAFVWGTVVTVLVYTIGHISGCHLNPAVTFAFAVVRQFPWKLVIPYAVVQVLGAILASVTLRFLFVDIDTDLMLSHPAGSSSNLSAVACEIIVTFILMFVICGSATDSMAAKELAGVAIGAAIFCNVLISGTISGASMNPARSLGPAIATMNFERVWIYVVSPVIGAVFGSALYHFLRLPKSLIN, from the exons ATGGCTCAAGCTCACCTTTCTAGTTCCTTTGATATGGCAGCTCTGGAAGCAGGAAAACATCTCTCTCAAGAATTGCAAGACAAGGATTCATTGAAATCTAGAATCACAATTCACAAG cTTGCTGCTGAACTCATAGGAACATACATTCTCATACTCATTGGAATTGGATCAATACTTGTGGACCAAAGGGTGAAGATAACACTGCTTGGTGTGGCTTTTGTTTGGGGCACCGTCGTCACGGTGCTCGTTTACACCATCGGTCACATCTCCGGCTGCCATCTCAATCCGGCAGTCACCTTCGCCTTTGCTGTCGTTCGCCAATTCCCTTGGAAACTA gtAATTCCATACGCGGTAGTTCAAGTGCTAGGTGCAATTCTAGCAAGTGTAACACTCCGGTTTCTCTTCGTCGACATAGATACAGATTTGATGCTGTCTCATCCGGCAGGAAGCTCGAGTAACTTGAGTGCGGTGGCGTGCGAGATCATCGTCACATTCATTCTCATGTTTGTGATCTGTGGCTCAGCCACAGACTCAATGGCTGCGAAAGAGCTCGCCGGAGTTGCCATTGGAGCCGCCATCTTCTGCAATGTTCTCATTTCTgg GACTATAAGTGGAGCTTCAATGAATCCTGCAAGGAGTTTAGGACCAGCTATTGCTACCATGAACTTTGAAAGAGTGTGGATATATGTGGTTTCACCGGTGATTGGAGCTGTTTTTGGATCAGCATTGTATCACTTCTTACGTTTGCCTAAATCCCTGATCAATTAG